A section of the Bombus huntii isolate Logan2020A chromosome 5, iyBomHunt1.1, whole genome shotgun sequence genome encodes:
- the LOC126865750 gene encoding reticulon-1-A isoform X4, whose translation MAITREELAALIYWRDPKKSGPVFGCILGVLLSLAYFSLISVLAYLSLLILTGTVAFRIHNTVLQAIQKTSDGHPFQNILEMDLTLPAEKVHEVADVAVAHLNAAVSELRRLFLVEDFVDSLKFGVLLWCLTYVGSWFNGMTLVIIGVVALFTLPKVYETNKAQIDQNLALVQSKINDLTTKVKAAIPFGKKESKKEE comes from the exons ATGGCAATCACGAGGGAGGAAC TGGCAGCTTTAATTTATTGGCGCGATCCAAAGAAATCAGGCCCCGTGTTCGGGTGTATACTCGGCGTGCTCCTCTCGCTGGCCTACTTCAGCTTGATAAGTGTTCTTGCTTATTTGTCACTTCTTATCCTCACAGGCACCGTTGCCTTTAGGATTCACAACACCGTTCTTCAAGCTATTCAGAAAACTTCCGATGGGCATCCTTTCCA GAACATTTTGGAAATGGATTTAACATTGCCCGCGGAGAAGGTGCACGAAGTGGCAGACGTGGCTGTTGCACACTTAAACGCAGCGGTCAGTGAACTTCGTAGGCTCTTCCTTGTCGAGGATTTCGTCGACTCTTTAAAATTTGGTGTCCTTCTTTGGTGTCTCACCTACGTGGGTTCTTGGTTCAATGGCATGACTCTAGTCATAATtg GAGTGGTTGCCTTATTCACACTGCCGAAGGTCTATGAGACAAATAAGGCACAAATTGACCAGAATCTAGCACTGGTACAAAGCAAAATCAACGATCTCACTACTAA AGTGAAAGCTGCGATACCGTTTGGCAAGAAAGAGTCAAAGAAGGAAGAATAA
- the LOC126865750 gene encoding reticulon-1 isoform X2: protein MAELKEQPIRREHDSMDDFEHLEHVQDGQSTHLETHTEKVDRSAKDNFDMDQDMINFSLNQSLNEPEDSKKATMLLLESEKGKPAEESNFEVRSKEPEFDLLSGKIEDQSDVMKIDPVTKQADEKQEIAEKEEVKETKIPDREPEIPPSTEKKLDNSWNVIEKSPPVSESISKPERKAESVSEYVVEHVEKKERISAPETGESEFESEIEASPAKSFKSIKQEVRREPIEVEIAPKEIFSSMGIVAALIYWRDPKKSGPVFGCILGVLLSLAYFSLISVLAYLSLLILTGTVAFRIHNTVLQAIQKTSDGHPFQNILEMDLTLPAEKVHEVADVAVAHLNAAVSELRRLFLVEDFVDSLKFGVLLWCLTYVGSWFNGMTLVIIGVVALFTLPKVYETNKAQIDQNLALVQSKINDLTTKVKAAIPFGKKESKKEE, encoded by the exons ATGGCCGAGTTGAAGGAGCAACCAATCAGGAGAGAGCACGATTCGATGGACGATTTTGAGCACCTCGAACACGTCCAGGATGGGCAATCAACCCACCTTGAAACTCATACCGAGAAAGTAGATAGAAGTGCGAAGGATAATTTCGATATGGATCAAGATATGATCAACTTTTCCTTGAATCAATCATTAAATGAACCAGAAGATTCTAAAAAAGCGACTATGTTATTATTGGAGTCAGAAAAAGGAAAACCGGCTGAGGAAAGTAATTTTGAGGTTAGATCAAAGGAACCGGAATTCGACTTGTTATCAGGCAAAATAGAGGACCAATCGGACGTTATGAAAATCGATCCGGTTACTAAACAGGCAGATGAGAAGCAAGAGATCGCCGAAAAGGAAGAAGTTAAGGAAACCAAAATTCCAGATCGCGAACCAGAAATTCCTCCCTCTACTGAGAAAAAATTGGATAATTCATGGAATGTTATTGAAAAATCTCCACCTGTTTCGGAGTCAATTTCGAAACCAGAGAGAAAAGCAGAAAGTGTAAGTGAGTATGTGGTTGAGCATGTAGAGAAAAAGGAACGGATCAGTGCACCAGAAACCGGGGAATCGGAATTTGAGTCCGAAATCGAAGCATCACCGGCAAAGAGTTTCAAATCGATCAAGCAGGAAGTAAGACGAGAACCGATAGAAGTGGAAATTGCTCCAAAGGAGATTTTCAGTAGCATGGGAATCG TGGCAGCTTTAATTTATTGGCGCGATCCAAAGAAATCAGGCCCCGTGTTCGGGTGTATACTCGGCGTGCTCCTCTCGCTGGCCTACTTCAGCTTGATAAGTGTTCTTGCTTATTTGTCACTTCTTATCCTCACAGGCACCGTTGCCTTTAGGATTCACAACACCGTTCTTCAAGCTATTCAGAAAACTTCCGATGGGCATCCTTTCCA GAACATTTTGGAAATGGATTTAACATTGCCCGCGGAGAAGGTGCACGAAGTGGCAGACGTGGCTGTTGCACACTTAAACGCAGCGGTCAGTGAACTTCGTAGGCTCTTCCTTGTCGAGGATTTCGTCGACTCTTTAAAATTTGGTGTCCTTCTTTGGTGTCTCACCTACGTGGGTTCTTGGTTCAATGGCATGACTCTAGTCATAATtg GAGTGGTTGCCTTATTCACACTGCCGAAGGTCTATGAGACAAATAAGGCACAAATTGACCAGAATCTAGCACTGGTACAAAGCAAAATCAACGATCTCACTACTAA AGTGAAAGCTGCGATACCGTTTGGCAAGAAAGAGTCAAAGAAGGAAGAATAA
- the LOC126865750 gene encoding reticulon-1 isoform X1, producing the protein MAELKEQPIRREHDSMDDFEHLEHVQDGQSTHLETHTEKVDRSAKDNFDMDQDMINFSLNQSLNEPEDSKKATMLLLESEKGKPAEESNFEVRSKEPEFDLLSGKIEDQSDVMKIDPVTKQADEKQEIAEKEEVKETKIPDREPEIPPSTEKKLDNSWNVIEKSPPVSESISKPERKAESVSEYVVEHVEKKERISAPETGESEFESEIEASPAKSFKSIKQEVRREPIEVEIAPKEIFSSMGIDAWFNPDRLNPKVAALIYWRDPKKSGPVFGCILGVLLSLAYFSLISVLAYLSLLILTGTVAFRIHNTVLQAIQKTSDGHPFQNILEMDLTLPAEKVHEVADVAVAHLNAAVSELRRLFLVEDFVDSLKFGVLLWCLTYVGSWFNGMTLVIIGVVALFTLPKVYETNKAQIDQNLALVQSKINDLTTKVKAAIPFGKKESKKEE; encoded by the exons ATGGCCGAGTTGAAGGAGCAACCAATCAGGAGAGAGCACGATTCGATGGACGATTTTGAGCACCTCGAACACGTCCAGGATGGGCAATCAACCCACCTTGAAACTCATACCGAGAAAGTAGATAGAAGTGCGAAGGATAATTTCGATATGGATCAAGATATGATCAACTTTTCCTTGAATCAATCATTAAATGAACCAGAAGATTCTAAAAAAGCGACTATGTTATTATTGGAGTCAGAAAAAGGAAAACCGGCTGAGGAAAGTAATTTTGAGGTTAGATCAAAGGAACCGGAATTCGACTTGTTATCAGGCAAAATAGAGGACCAATCGGACGTTATGAAAATCGATCCGGTTACTAAACAGGCAGATGAGAAGCAAGAGATCGCCGAAAAGGAAGAAGTTAAGGAAACCAAAATTCCAGATCGCGAACCAGAAATTCCTCCCTCTACTGAGAAAAAATTGGATAATTCATGGAATGTTATTGAAAAATCTCCACCTGTTTCGGAGTCAATTTCGAAACCAGAGAGAAAAGCAGAAAGTGTAAGTGAGTATGTGGTTGAGCATGTAGAGAAAAAGGAACGGATCAGTGCACCAGAAACCGGGGAATCGGAATTTGAGTCCGAAATCGAAGCATCACCGGCAAAGAGTTTCAAATCGATCAAGCAGGAAGTAAGACGAGAACCGATAGAAGTGGAAATTGCTCCAAAGGAGATTTTCAGTAGCATGGGAATCG ACGCATGGTTTAATCCTGATAGACTGAATCCAAAAG TGGCAGCTTTAATTTATTGGCGCGATCCAAAGAAATCAGGCCCCGTGTTCGGGTGTATACTCGGCGTGCTCCTCTCGCTGGCCTACTTCAGCTTGATAAGTGTTCTTGCTTATTTGTCACTTCTTATCCTCACAGGCACCGTTGCCTTTAGGATTCACAACACCGTTCTTCAAGCTATTCAGAAAACTTCCGATGGGCATCCTTTCCA GAACATTTTGGAAATGGATTTAACATTGCCCGCGGAGAAGGTGCACGAAGTGGCAGACGTGGCTGTTGCACACTTAAACGCAGCGGTCAGTGAACTTCGTAGGCTCTTCCTTGTCGAGGATTTCGTCGACTCTTTAAAATTTGGTGTCCTTCTTTGGTGTCTCACCTACGTGGGTTCTTGGTTCAATGGCATGACTCTAGTCATAATtg GAGTGGTTGCCTTATTCACACTGCCGAAGGTCTATGAGACAAATAAGGCACAAATTGACCAGAATCTAGCACTGGTACAAAGCAAAATCAACGATCTCACTACTAA AGTGAAAGCTGCGATACCGTTTGGCAAGAAAGAGTCAAAGAAGGAAGAATAA
- the LOC126865750 gene encoding reticulon-1-A isoform X3 yields MRMEPACPMSPEKEKEDSDVVCKESCIANGNSCFWNILHPYAWFNPDRLNPKVAALIYWRDPKKSGPVFGCILGVLLSLAYFSLISVLAYLSLLILTGTVAFRIHNTVLQAIQKTSDGHPFQNILEMDLTLPAEKVHEVADVAVAHLNAAVSELRRLFLVEDFVDSLKFGVLLWCLTYVGSWFNGMTLVIIGVVALFTLPKVYETNKAQIDQNLALVQSKINDLTTKVKAAIPFGKKESKKEE; encoded by the exons ATGAGAATGGAGCCAGCATGCCCTATGTCTcctgaaaaagagaaagaagattcCGATGTGGTTTGCAAAGAATCATGCATCGCCAATGGCAATTCTTGCTTCTGGAATATTCTTCATCCAT ACGCATGGTTTAATCCTGATAGACTGAATCCAAAAG TGGCAGCTTTAATTTATTGGCGCGATCCAAAGAAATCAGGCCCCGTGTTCGGGTGTATACTCGGCGTGCTCCTCTCGCTGGCCTACTTCAGCTTGATAAGTGTTCTTGCTTATTTGTCACTTCTTATCCTCACAGGCACCGTTGCCTTTAGGATTCACAACACCGTTCTTCAAGCTATTCAGAAAACTTCCGATGGGCATCCTTTCCA GAACATTTTGGAAATGGATTTAACATTGCCCGCGGAGAAGGTGCACGAAGTGGCAGACGTGGCTGTTGCACACTTAAACGCAGCGGTCAGTGAACTTCGTAGGCTCTTCCTTGTCGAGGATTTCGTCGACTCTTTAAAATTTGGTGTCCTTCTTTGGTGTCTCACCTACGTGGGTTCTTGGTTCAATGGCATGACTCTAGTCATAATtg GAGTGGTTGCCTTATTCACACTGCCGAAGGTCTATGAGACAAATAAGGCACAAATTGACCAGAATCTAGCACTGGTACAAAGCAAAATCAACGATCTCACTACTAA AGTGAAAGCTGCGATACCGTTTGGCAAGAAAGAGTCAAAGAAGGAAGAATAA